In the Drosophila gunungcola strain Sukarami unplaced genomic scaffold, Dgunungcola_SK_2 000074F, whole genome shotgun sequence genome, AGTACGTATAATAAGATAATCGGGTACGTTTGTTAAATATGAGCTCATCGCTGCTATTTCAATATATCATCCCGATCGGTTATTGCACAAGAACGGTTTTATTTATACGTATTATGTATGTACATAGGCAACTGGGAGGGGGAGTTGGGGGacggtgggcgtggctcctACATGGGACATCCGTGAACATAGCCGACGTTCCGGAAAATGGCAGCCGCTGCTGCGGAAGTGAGAAAATTGCACGGATTGCTggcagccgccgcagcagcagcagcagcactaaACGAACTGCTCAATCCGCTGGGACAGCAGCCCAATCCGCCCGCTCCGCCACCGTCTTGCACCACAAAGTCCTTTTCCATGGTCGCCTGATGACGCAGCTGCTCCAGGCGCAGTTGGTTCTGTCGCTTCCACTTGGTCCTGCCAAATAAGAAAGCAAATTGTTCGGTTAGTTTGCGTTTCCATATTGAAACGATCGATCATTACTTTATTGAGACATATTTGATAAATTggacatttaaaacaaaaagcctatttaattatttaacggTTTCAAAAGGTCTTTAAACTCCAACAGTCAACATTGCGTATAAGTGATACAAATTGTAAATCTCAACCAGTGTAAAAAAGTTTCGTAATTTCGTAATTTCGTAATTTTCAgttaacaatattaaaaacgaattttttaatttgtaggTTTCATTTAGAAAGATGTTAGTAATTTACTGGCGTATATGATTATATTATGTATAATTGCATATAAATAGAGCTTGGGTACTCTTTTTATACGATCGAATTATTGacctgaaaatcatcatagcttcaatgttttagaTGGttcaagaaatattaaatttttgcaaatgctgcaagggtgtaaaaactttggcttgccgaaaagtttgcttcctttcttgtttctaTTTAAAAGGTCACCGATTTGTTTACTTCGGGCGGATTAAGACTTACATATGACCAAGTCTTTatcattgtttaaaatttgtaaagttTCGCCTTTGTACAAAACAGACAATATTACtattaattattgtaattaaattataaaaatcggtTTATGGCTTATGGTTGCTTAGTTCGATATCCATTTCTGCCATGAGAGGATTCCGATCTGGACTCACCTTCGGTTTTGGTACCAGGTCTTGACCTGCGTCTCGGACAGGTTGAGCGTTTCGGCCACATCGCTGCGATCGGCCACGCTCAGGTATTTCTGGCAGCGGAACTTGCGCTCCAGGTAGGCAAGCTGGGCGTGGGTGAAGGCGGTGCGGCGGCGTCTCGGCTTCCGGCCGCTCTTGCTCATCTGCAGCTTGTGCTCCGCATAGCCGCCGCTGCCTGGTGTGCCGCCCGATCCCGGTCCACTGCCGCCATTGGGATCCCCGCCACTGGCTGCCGCTGCCAAGAGACCAGCGGCCAcgcccgccgccgccgccgctgctgctgtcaGTCCGCTGGGGACTCCACCACCGCCAACTCCGgcgccaccgcctcctcctccccTTCCTCCTCCCGAACCGGATCCGGATTCTGGGCCCCGTGCGGCCGATAAACAGGACTCCACACTGGAGTCGTCGTGGTGGGTGAATCTGCGATGGTGgtgcggcagcagcaaatccTGCTGGCAACCAGGTGCCGTCGAATCCGGCGTGGAACGATCCTCGATGTCTATATCCGACTCATCATTGGATAGATCAAGTTCTGagtttgaaaaaacaaatttaaagaataGAGTAAATGCTGatcataaaattcaaattgttgTTTAGAAATAAgcacaaattatttaaaaccaaaatagtaTTCATCGATCtatataaattgttattaattttaatttagttgctgaagtaatacaaattgaaatatgttattttctaaacagtgtttttgttttctgcaatatatatattgttagtAAGCAGAAACATCATCAAATGCTTTCTACACAAGAACAACTTTTCAAGTCCTTTGATTAATTAGGGTATACACAGACGAGAAGGGTggaaaaagctttttaaaaatgagaatatatacaaatacattttaagaGATTCAATGCCATTGATTGACCACTTTTGGGGATTTGAGTAGAGTAAAGAGTAATGTCAAGTGGGTGGTGAAATAAAGACACTAGCATTAAGACACTGTTGCCTGCTTTTAGGTGCAGCGTGGCGTCGTTAATGCGTCGTCTTTCGACCCGTTTGTCCCGTTCGTCCTGTTCGTCCTGTTACTGCATCCTCTTCTTTCTCTTCTCGAACGCGTGCAGCCACTTCCGGTTGAGGAGTGACCCGGGAAACTCATTACCGCACCACACGGATGTGGCAATAGACAACGCATCGAATAAAATCAAATGGGCAAACCAAGTGGGCGTTGGTCCATTAAGATGACAGGGCGGCGAATCGGATGAGTTGCAATTTGCAGCAATCAACGTGTTATTTATATCCGCCCCACATATCCTGTTCCCATTCCAGGAAACCGTCCTTCGCAAATGGTAATGCAAATCCAAGCCCAAATCGGACTTCCAATCGGACGCTGCGGGCTGCCTGATTAAATTCACGTGTCGTCGAGCTCTCAATTGTTTCCTATTGGAATTTACATCGTCTGCCTCATAATGCACTCAGCGAAATCgaaataaaagatattttttcattgtttttgcaTACCCATTATGTATAAACACATCATAAATGGTAAACTCTATTGACAACATTTCTTCTAAGTAAACCAAAATGTTATTGattgttttaattgattttcttgTAAGTTTAATCTTTAGacaatattaagttgaaaagTTAGGGAGAtataaatatcattaaaacatttaaaagatCTTTAAAATTAGACTACAGTGGGTTACTGATATTTCTAataggttttttaatttaaaaataaattaatttatatttattgtaatttcaatacaaaagttatttttataacatcAAAATTCGAAACCAACGAATTTACATGTGAAAAAGTGCAGTTCAAATATGCATAGcaagaacaatttttttttatattttccttaacatttatctaaaaaataaaataaaaatgtaagccATATTTGAATTACGATTTTTTTCAGTGGAAAATACTCAAGTCTTCGGCAGAGCATCATCTTGATTTACGATTCTCCGAACCTGAGCGTCCGCCGCAGGCGCTCACGTGTGTCCGCTCAGCAaggattctttttttttttttttgcttcatACTTTCCGCCCACTTTTCGAGTTCAGTTAGCGGgcggaaataatttttatatttgtgtaATTTAACCCCAAATGGGTTTTGACTTCTGATTCTATTTATAGCGATTTGCGCAGACAGGACGTAAGGGTAGATGGTGTGGATATATGAAAGGTTATTCAAttatgcgtgtgtgtgtggtgtgtgtgtgtgtgtgtggtgtgtgtgtgtgtgtgtgtggtgtgtgtatgtgtgtggatATCCCGGGGAGCGTCTCGAGTGAGTTCTTACTTTTTCCTCGAAAAGTCACGTCGTATCAATTTGCGGCACAATTGCCATTTAATAGGCACTTGAACTGTGAGACACATATAAAAAGAATGAACGTAGAGATAGACGGAAAAATCGGTGAAGGATTCGCGAGATATGTACTTGCATGTGCCGGCAATTTAGGCTGGATTAAGGAtgacatatgtacatatgttaGTCCCAGAAATTTACACTTGAATTAGGACTCATCCTAAATTCTGAAAACTTTTTGATAAActttcttatatttaaaaaaaatatatatttaaagtatatatagtTGTAcgcaatacaaaaaaaaaaaatatacctcttatataattttaatcttaaattttgtaaataatcaactgatttgaaatttgaaatttccaTACAACTATGTTCACTATTTATTATCTGTGATCTCTCCCCATTGAGTTCAAGGAAAAATCAAAGCTCGGAAAACACTTGCAGTAAAAGTTTCACTTTCTTCGTCTAACTGACAGCAATTAGGCTCTAAATAGTTGTAATTGTTGAgctaaactttatttaatgtcATGCATAATTAGAAGAGAACACATGACCAACTCATGCAGTTGGcccaaaccaaaaacaaagcaTAAGTAAGCGGGCACCTGAGGCGGTACACTCGGAAACAAGTAATTTACACAATGagctaaattaaataattatgggttttgtaattttttggtaaataagcatttctttctttttattttgaaaagttttaagttaacCATGcaacactttaaaaaatattaagatatattttgtaaatgcaATATATAACAGTTAAATCTTTCAAAATCAATGTCTAAAGACATTCTAAAATTGTTACGTTTtgagtttttagaaaaattaagttttaatttaatatcagtcgttttcatatttctttaatacttttgtttctttatactttgtttttttttaaattaaaattaaaattaatttgttgaaGCTTTCAGTTTTCTGTGTACTTGTGCGTGGGTGCGAAAGCGTTTGGCATTGCTGGGTTTTCAGTTAGAATCTCAGTCCCAATTTCCATCCCCCAGATGTTTTTCCTTTCGGTTTCTGCTCCCCTGgctaaaaacaattaaagtgtTCGTACGTGACAAATTGCTCGAGCGCAGGTTACGAACAAAGCTGTGTCAAcggcaacaaaaataatattaactgCAACCCACacagaaaacatttatttaacttaagcatttggtatttaaaaagtgtaaaaaacaTGAATaattgtttgcaaatattcaaaagaatGTAAAGttctaaataattatttcaaaccctaaattaattatttaattttttatatcattccttttatataattaataaattaaaaaagaaaaaaaaaacaattattaatgtTATATGTTTTTCATAAGACTTGGTTTATCATCTAGGTCTAGTATTAAGCTAAAGCGAACTGCTTTGCTTTTCTGCAagcaagcagtgcacaatTAAATTACTGCCCAAAgcgcttgtttttgttgtttcaacTCTGCCCATCACATTCGCTCCTTCTTCCCTCTCCCTTGCTCTGctaaaagttttgtttgcgATAATTGAGCGAAGTGTGAGATTTAAATGCCACAGGCTGCCACAAAAAAGGGGTGGCAGCATTGGGGGCGGGAGATGTCGAGAGTGAGCATGGCAATTTGTCAGCGGTTTTAGCCGAAAAACCCCCGACACCCAACAATAAACATCAAAGAAGGGGAGTGAAGAACAAAGAGCAGGCTAATTGGCCAACAAAGCCGTTTAGTATATACGCAAGGTTAGATTATGTTTGTTGGCATGTTGGAtccatttcaatattttaccACTGAGAGTgaaagttttttcaaaattaacgAGTACACATtttcaaaagcaatttttttggcatttatttttttgtttgataattaacactttatttatttttattttcgtaaaaTGTTAGGCAAGAATATTGCATCAATTAGATTTGGTTTTTAGTATCTAGATTTTTATTCCATAGTATAACTGAGAATTCCGATATACTTGTGTGTTGAATCTAAAAATTATCCaaatctttaataatttaatttataaaagctAAAATTGTATTCGAAGGCATGACTGTTTTTAtattacaacaaaaattggCAACGTCATTAAGTTTAGGAAAATAAtgaagtttaatttattttttcttgttttattcaatttaaattttgccaAACCTCCCAAGAGGTGTTATACGCAAAATGACTTTAGAAGGATCTGATGTACTCATTTCAGTGATACTGGATACTAGATAACTTTTTTGGAATGAAAGTTCtaaatttatcatttatttagACGTAACGTTTTAAAACgtatacttaattttttttaaataagtatatatccttaaatattttctatttcaCTATTTAGAAATATGTCCTAAAACTTACCGGAGTCCGTTTGTCGTCGATTGATCAAATCGCCAAGAAGATCGCGTATCAAAAAAGATTTCGAACTCTGCATTTTAGTGGATTTGCTTTACTTTGCTTTAATATAAATAGCAAACTATTTTAGTACAGATTTTTCGGCAGCTGCTCCATTTTAAACATGTTGCACTTGACACtctttttaacaaaaacaaaaatcagtAAGTccttgtgtttattttgttgtatgaattcttttttttttttctttaaatttatttgaagggttttttgtttttatgcttataatattttccgtCGGCAGTGTTGGGCAAATTCAGTGATTATCTTTTTCGGCTCGTAATCAAATTTTCCAGGACGaagcgcacacacacatatttatataaacggcAGAAGTAACTGTAACTGAACCGCTAAGCGCCGAGTCAAATGAACAACTGAAATGCGAAACGCCGAACGTTTATTAATCCTTTTAGCGAACATCGCCAGGATTCACCCCCTCACACGAACATACacactggcacacacacactggcacacacacacacacatggagAAAGGCAAGTGAATTACGCGGATTTGTTGCTGTAAACGGGACAGTTTAGCGCCCACGTCGACGTCGGCAgaggaaaaatgtaaaaaaatgttgctacAAAAAGGAAACTTTCGCAATGGCCGCTGCCATTTAACCGTTATTTAATCAGTTGCCTTAGACGCAGCACCATCATGCCATCCCACTTGCACACAGACTTCCGCTGTCCCGTTAGCCATTTTGTTTACCGTCAGTCGCAAGGAGAGCAGGGAGCATCATCTATTTGTCTCCCTCTTGGCACAGGGCTGCCGCCTCGCCATTGGCTGtcattggtttattttttgcattccACCCTAATGTCCAGCTGAATGAAAAGCAACCCTTAAAGCTTTCGCTACTCCGCCAGTCGTTCAAAGCCTCTGGTAGTCGCTGGTATTACGGTCTATGAATCGGATCAAATTCGCAGGTTGAAAGTTCGAAGGCCAGAAACCGTCGCAAACCGAACGGGAATATCGAGTCGCCGTCGGTAAGTTGACAACCCTATCTAATGGaaaattccttttttgtaAGTGTTAATTAAGCCTAAACAAATTTGAACGCTTCAAAATCATTCGAAAATTTAGCGGCACACAATATTTGAATAGAGCAATAGATAAACAAAGCctttctgttttattattttcacatTTGTGTAAAAATTTTGGAGTGCCCAATACCGAACATAAAAGTTGTAACcaagttaattaaatatgttgcATACCTAAAAGGGATTTGCCTAGATTCATatgtaatataaaaaatatatcgtAAAAATGTTTACCGCTTAAAAGCATTAacatattgtaaatatttggtTTAGTTTTCGATATGTTGATTTTCGACTTTAATCAAGATTtgtaatgttttgaatttgt is a window encoding:
- the LOC128264576 gene encoding NK1 transcription factor-related protein 1 encodes the protein MQSSKSFLIRDLLGDLINRRQTDSELDLSNDESDIDIEDRSTPDSTAPGCQQDLLLPHHHRRFTHHDDSSVESCLSAARGPESGSGSGGGRGGGGGGAGVGGGGVPSGLTAAAAAAAGVAAGLLAAAASGGDPNGGSGPGSGGTPGSGGYAEHKLQMSKSGRKPRRRRTAFTHAQLAYLERKFRCQKYLSVADRSDVAETLNLSETQVKTWYQNRRTKWKRQNQLRLEQLRHQATMEKDFVVQDGGGAGGLGCCPSGLSSSFSAAAAAAAAASNPCNFLTSAAAAAIFRNVGYVHGCPM